A genome region from Microbacterium sp. CGR2 includes the following:
- a CDS encoding zinc ribbon domain-containing protein, with protein MNASPENQRTLLDIADLDRRIAQAERARTQPTQAARITELVAIRQEQLRELTTLTGTRDDVRTELKRLESDVVVVEQRRNRDAERLAIATNSKEAQALEHELASLAKRHSDLEDAELDVMGRLEEAEAAVNTQQALLDTTTAEGTALTSQAKAAVAAATELGTQLARDRAAVVATIPADLLAEYTRRAVNSSGAALLTRGTCEGCRMMLPGTDLNDVRNAPDDLVVYCPECGCILVRTEESGLS; from the coding sequence GTGAACGCCAGCCCCGAGAACCAGCGCACCCTGCTCGACATCGCCGACCTCGACCGGCGCATCGCGCAGGCGGAACGTGCCCGCACCCAGCCGACGCAGGCCGCGCGGATCACCGAGCTCGTCGCGATCCGGCAGGAGCAGCTGCGCGAGCTCACCACCTTGACCGGCACCCGGGACGACGTGCGCACCGAGCTCAAGCGCCTGGAGTCGGACGTCGTCGTCGTCGAGCAGCGCCGGAACCGCGACGCTGAGCGACTGGCCATCGCCACCAACTCCAAGGAGGCGCAGGCGCTGGAGCACGAACTGGCAAGTCTCGCCAAGCGTCACAGCGACCTCGAAGACGCCGAGCTCGACGTCATGGGGCGACTGGAAGAGGCCGAGGCTGCGGTGAACACGCAGCAGGCGCTGCTGGACACCACGACCGCGGAAGGTACGGCTCTCACCTCGCAGGCCAAGGCCGCCGTGGCGGCAGCGACCGAACTCGGCACCCAGCTCGCACGCGACCGCGCGGCCGTCGTCGCCACGATCCCGGCCGATCTTCTCGCTGAGTACACCCGCCGTGCGGTGAACAGCTCGGGCGCCGCACTGCTGACTCGGGGCACCTGCGAGGGGTGTCGCATGATGCTCCCCGGCACCGACCTCAACGACGTGCGCAACGCACCGGACGACCTCGTCGTCTACTGCCCGGAGTGCGGCTGCATCCTCGTGCGCACCGAGGAGTCCGGGCTGTCATGA
- a CDS encoding SPOR domain-containing protein produces the protein MSDGDHKYWYNLETGQVEFGMISPSVDRVGPFDTQAEAARAPEVLKERSRAWAEEEAAEQGWDAKGQGAKGQGAE, from the coding sequence ATGTCTGACGGTGACCACAAGTACTGGTACAACCTCGAAACCGGGCAGGTGGAGTTCGGCATGATCTCGCCGTCCGTCGATCGGGTCGGGCCCTTCGACACGCAGGCTGAAGCCGCTCGCGCACCCGAGGTCCTCAAAGAGCGCTCGCGCGCCTGGGCTGAGGAAGAAGCCGCCGAGCAGGGCTGGGACGCCAAGGGCCAAGGGGCGAAGGGCCAGGGCGCGGAGTGA
- a CDS encoding bifunctional 3'-5' exonuclease/DNA polymerase, translating to MTAPTSSGERRIALASSGAREYTAVELDEADQEQQRTTLSESKLAAWVASVEASAAPRWIIRSASDTYAVLLGHGVRIGRSHDLVLCHAILRDTAAVPVPLPSSTAWLRREVEVAAPSLFDGFADGPGEDPMTEMLDQYRSQRRVISSALDGRLTLLCAAESAGGLIAEEMRVAGLPWDEKAHDAILTDTLGTRPVAGGLPSRMVELGDRVRTILGDSALHLDSQPKLLRALHRVGVNVESTGRWELAQHDHPVVEPLLAYKKLSRLLSANGWAWLAEWVHDRRFRPIYIPGGVVTGRWASAGGGALQLPRSLRPAVRADPGWTLIVADVAQLEPRMLAAMAADEEMARAARGSDLYAGVVASGAVSTREEAKYAVLGAMYGATTGDSGRLVPRLRKVYPRAMGLVDAAARTGEDGGIVSTWLGRSSPRPSREWAALQSRATDADADPVEVALARRRARDWGRFTRNFIVQGTAAEWSLIWLAEIRHRLQQLPEAAVPATASGPFARVAHLAFFLHDEVILHVPEEQADAAAEVVREAAAVATTRLFGTFPIDVPLDLRVAASAEK from the coding sequence ATGACCGCGCCGACGTCGTCAGGAGAACGACGGATCGCCCTGGCCTCGAGCGGGGCGCGTGAGTACACGGCGGTCGAACTCGACGAGGCCGATCAGGAGCAGCAGCGGACGACGCTTTCGGAATCGAAGCTCGCGGCGTGGGTCGCGTCCGTCGAGGCATCCGCTGCACCCCGTTGGATCATCCGATCCGCCAGCGACACCTATGCGGTACTGCTCGGACACGGGGTACGGATCGGCCGGAGCCACGACCTGGTGCTCTGTCATGCGATCCTGCGCGACACCGCGGCGGTCCCGGTGCCCCTCCCGTCATCGACCGCATGGCTGCGGCGGGAGGTCGAGGTCGCCGCTCCGTCACTCTTCGACGGGTTCGCGGATGGACCCGGCGAAGATCCCATGACCGAGATGCTCGACCAGTATCGGTCGCAGCGGCGTGTGATCTCGTCGGCGCTGGACGGGAGATTGACGCTGCTGTGTGCCGCGGAATCCGCCGGCGGGCTCATCGCCGAGGAGATGCGTGTCGCGGGGCTGCCGTGGGATGAGAAGGCCCACGATGCGATCCTGACCGACACTCTCGGCACCCGGCCGGTCGCCGGAGGGCTGCCGAGCCGGATGGTGGAACTCGGAGACCGGGTGCGTACGATCCTCGGCGACTCCGCCCTGCATCTCGACAGTCAGCCGAAGCTGCTACGCGCGCTGCACCGCGTCGGGGTGAACGTCGAGTCCACCGGACGCTGGGAGCTCGCCCAGCACGATCATCCGGTCGTCGAGCCGCTCCTCGCGTACAAGAAGCTCTCGCGCCTGCTGAGCGCGAACGGATGGGCATGGTTGGCCGAGTGGGTGCACGATCGCCGGTTCCGCCCGATCTACATTCCCGGAGGGGTCGTCACCGGACGGTGGGCGTCGGCGGGCGGCGGCGCGCTGCAACTTCCGCGAAGCCTCCGGCCGGCAGTCCGTGCCGACCCGGGGTGGACCCTGATCGTCGCGGATGTCGCACAGCTCGAGCCGCGGATGCTCGCGGCCATGGCCGCCGACGAGGAGATGGCGCGTGCGGCGCGGGGGAGCGACCTGTATGCCGGTGTCGTGGCCTCCGGTGCCGTGAGCACCCGCGAGGAGGCGAAGTACGCCGTGCTCGGGGCGATGTACGGCGCGACCACGGGCGACAGCGGCCGATTGGTGCCGCGGTTGCGCAAGGTGTACCCCCGTGCCATGGGTCTCGTCGACGCGGCCGCTCGCACCGGCGAAGACGGCGGGATCGTCTCGACGTGGCTCGGGCGCTCTTCGCCACGGCCGTCGAGGGAGTGGGCTGCGCTGCAGTCCAGAGCGACGGATGCGGATGCCGACCCGGTCGAGGTGGCTCTCGCCCGCCGCCGCGCTCGCGACTGGGGGCGCTTCACCCGCAACTTCATCGTGCAGGGGACAGCGGCGGAGTGGTCGCTGATCTGGCTCGCCGAGATCCGACACCGGCTGCAGCAGCTTCCCGAAGCGGCCGTGCCGGCGACGGCATCCGGACCGTTCGCTCGCGTCGCGCATCTGGCGTTCTTCCTGCACGACGAGGTCATCCTGCACGTCCCCGAAGAGCAGGCGGATGCTGCCGCCGAGGTGGTCCGCGAAGCCGCAGCGGTCGCCACAACGCGCTTGTTCGGCACCTTCCCCATCGATGTGCCCCTCGATCTGCGCGTCGCGGCGTCGGCGGAGAAATAG
- the ppgK gene encoding polyphosphate--glucose phosphotransferase — protein MAKAIGVDIGGTGIKAGIVDLTHGTMDSDRIRVPTPKGAAPQDVLEAVKTVLKSLDVHDSTLPLGVAFPAIVKRGKTLSAANVSKEWLDFDAERFFRDGLGRNIVFVNDADAAGVAEARHGAARDVRGLTLLTTLGTGIGSAFLYDGVLMPNSELGHLNFGEYESVETYAATSARERENLSWPEWAERLQAFYSHIEFLFSPDLFVVGGGVSKNAGDFLPLLELKTPIVPAIHRNNSGIIGAASLAGD, from the coding sequence ATGGCAAAAGCGATCGGCGTCGATATCGGCGGCACGGGAATCAAAGCAGGAATCGTCGACCTCACGCACGGCACAATGGACTCCGATCGCATCAGGGTCCCCACTCCCAAGGGCGCAGCGCCGCAGGACGTGCTCGAGGCGGTAAAGACCGTCTTGAAGTCACTCGACGTGCACGATTCGACACTCCCGCTCGGCGTCGCCTTCCCGGCGATCGTCAAGCGCGGAAAGACTTTGTCTGCGGCGAACGTCTCCAAGGAATGGCTGGACTTCGACGCGGAGCGCTTCTTCCGCGATGGACTCGGGCGCAACATCGTCTTCGTGAACGACGCCGACGCGGCGGGAGTCGCCGAGGCACGCCACGGTGCAGCTCGCGACGTGCGCGGCCTCACCCTGCTGACCACGTTGGGCACCGGCATCGGCTCGGCGTTCCTCTACGACGGCGTGCTGATGCCCAACTCCGAGCTCGGTCACCTGAACTTCGGCGAGTACGAATCCGTCGAGACGTACGCGGCGACCTCTGCGCGGGAGCGCGAGAACCTCAGCTGGCCCGAATGGGCCGAGCGTCTGCAGGCGTTCTACTCCCACATCGAGTTCCTGTTCAGCCCCGACCTGTTCGTGGTCGGCGGCGGCGTGTCCAAGAACGCGGGCGACTTCCTCCCGCTGCTCGAACTCAAGACCCCGATCGTTCCCGCGATCCACCGGAACAACTCCGGCATCATCGGCGCCGCGTCCCTCGCCGGCGACTGA
- a CDS encoding RNA polymerase sigma factor, with protein sequence MKHADLIANILFLSQLSDRASLVRSIIKETDVRPHATQDRGLSIHASDAKPTEATLALVHEVVVHTHRQEWGRIVAGLARRCGDLDLAEEMTAEAFASAIARWPDSGVPPNPGGWITTTAYRKAIDRLRREAHRDAKYREALMIYDPTPSEPVGTVEDDRLRLMFVCCHPALSMESRVALTLRMVGGLTVAEIGRAFLVQESTMGQRITRAKAKLKSARIPYEMPDPDDLAERLDGVLAVLYLVFNEGYFASGADTPPLRRELTSEAIRLARLLREMLPDDLETAGLLALMLLTEARADARLSSDGEELVRLDEQDRGLWDQALIAEGLSLLPAEDGIGSGRTEAGRFELLAGINAVHVSASRAKSTRWDQIVSLYEQLERLDPSPFVTLNRAIAISEYDSPIVALAIVERLRSSLNGSHAFHVTRAELLRAAGRSREAYAAYNDAMDLAGNTAERAHLVRRQDQLASRVLAEIFDQPKNGEKNE encoded by the coding sequence GTGAAACACGCGGATCTGATCGCGAACATCCTTTTTCTGAGCCAACTGTCGGATCGTGCGAGTCTCGTTCGTAGCATCATCAAAGAGACCGACGTGCGACCGCACGCGACGCAGGATCGAGGGCTGAGCATCCACGCCAGTGACGCGAAACCAACGGAGGCCACCCTGGCCCTCGTGCACGAAGTAGTCGTGCACACTCATCGCCAGGAGTGGGGCCGCATCGTTGCGGGACTCGCGCGACGATGTGGTGATCTCGACCTCGCTGAAGAGATGACAGCGGAGGCGTTCGCTTCCGCGATTGCTCGCTGGCCCGACAGCGGTGTGCCTCCCAACCCTGGAGGGTGGATCACGACCACTGCGTATCGAAAGGCGATTGATCGGCTGCGTCGTGAGGCGCACCGCGATGCGAAGTACCGGGAGGCGCTCATGATCTATGACCCGACTCCCTCCGAGCCCGTGGGGACAGTGGAGGATGACCGCCTGCGGCTGATGTTCGTTTGTTGCCACCCTGCCCTGTCGATGGAGTCGCGCGTCGCTTTGACCTTGCGCATGGTCGGTGGCCTCACCGTTGCCGAGATCGGACGCGCCTTCCTGGTACAGGAGAGCACGATGGGCCAACGGATCACACGAGCCAAAGCAAAGCTCAAGTCCGCCCGAATCCCGTACGAGATGCCTGACCCGGATGACTTGGCGGAAAGGCTCGACGGTGTGCTGGCCGTGCTCTACCTGGTCTTCAACGAGGGTTATTTTGCGTCGGGAGCGGATACCCCACCGCTGCGCCGGGAACTCACCAGCGAAGCGATCCGACTGGCACGCCTTTTGCGGGAGATGCTCCCCGACGACCTGGAGACGGCAGGCCTGCTGGCGCTGATGCTGCTGACTGAGGCCCGTGCGGACGCCCGACTCAGCTCCGACGGGGAAGAGCTGGTGCGGTTGGATGAACAGGATCGTGGGCTGTGGGATCAGGCGTTGATAGCGGAAGGGTTGTCGCTTCTGCCCGCGGAGGACGGTATCGGCAGCGGACGGACTGAGGCCGGACGGTTTGAACTGTTGGCGGGCATAAACGCAGTTCACGTGAGCGCATCCCGGGCTAAAAGCACGCGGTGGGATCAGATCGTGTCGCTCTACGAACAGTTGGAACGCCTCGATCCGAGCCCGTTCGTCACGTTGAACCGCGCCATAGCGATTTCCGAGTACGACTCGCCAATCGTCGCCCTGGCCATCGTGGAGCGCCTGAGAAGTTCGCTAAATGGCTCGCACGCGTTCCACGTCACTCGGGCCGAACTTTTGCGTGCTGCGGGACGATCACGAGAAGCGTACGCCGCCTACAACGATGCGATGGATCTGGCGGGCAACACTGCGGAGAGAGCGCACTTGGTCCGTCGGCAGGATCAGCTCGCGTCGCGCGTACTGGCGGAGATCTTCGACCAACCAAAGAATGGAGAGAAGAATGAGTAG
- a CDS encoding YchJ family protein yields MVPCPCFSGDAFDACCGPLLTGAPAPTAERLMRSRYTAFAREEAEHLLRTWHPSTRPSGIEFEAGMQWRRLVIVDRVAGGPFDREGVVEFEAFWRHGDERGSLHERSRFVREDRNWYYVDGDVG; encoded by the coding sequence ATGGTGCCGTGCCCGTGCTTTTCCGGAGATGCTTTCGACGCGTGCTGCGGCCCCCTCCTCACGGGCGCTCCGGCCCCCACCGCCGAACGACTGATGCGGTCTCGATACACGGCGTTCGCGCGAGAAGAGGCCGAGCATCTGCTGCGTACCTGGCATCCGTCCACCCGGCCGAGCGGAATCGAGTTCGAAGCCGGGATGCAGTGGCGGCGGCTCGTGATCGTCGATCGCGTCGCGGGTGGTCCCTTCGACCGCGAGGGGGTCGTCGAGTTCGAAGCGTTCTGGAGACACGGCGATGAGCGCGGGTCGCTTCACGAGCGCAGCCGCTTCGTGCGCGAAGACCGGAACTGGTACTACGTCGATGGAGATGTGGGGTGA
- the glnA gene encoding type I glutamate--ammonia ligase, which yields MDKQRDFVLRTIEERGVKFVRLWFTDVIGTLKSVAIAPAEVEGAFAEGIGFDGSAIEGLTRTYESDLLAQPDPTTFQTLPWRGEIDPTGRMFCDITTPDGQPAVADPRHVLKRTLAKAADAGFTFYTHPEIEFYLLKSSSYGPDGPVPVDSAGYFDNVPGGTAHDFRRRSVRMLEDLGISVEFSHHEGGPGQNEIDLRYADALTTADNIMTFRTVIKEVAIEQGVYATFMPKPLSGQPGSGMHTHMSLFEGDQNAFYEEGAKYQLSKTGRHFIAGLLKHANEIAAVTNQFVNSYKRLWGGDEAPSFVTWGHNNRSALVRVPMYKPNKGQSSRVEYRALDSAANPYLAYALLLAAGLKGIEEGYELPPEAEDNVWALSDAERRALGYAALPASLDHALEYMEASELVAETLGEQVFNYVLLNKRKEWEAYRGQVTPLELKNNLELL from the coding sequence ATGGACAAGCAGCGAGATTTCGTCCTCCGGACCATCGAAGAGCGCGGCGTCAAGTTCGTACGTCTGTGGTTCACCGACGTCATCGGCACGCTCAAATCGGTGGCGATCGCGCCGGCCGAGGTTGAGGGCGCATTCGCCGAGGGCATCGGGTTCGACGGCTCGGCGATCGAGGGGCTCACCCGCACATACGAGTCGGACCTGCTCGCGCAGCCCGACCCCACCACTTTCCAGACACTGCCGTGGCGCGGTGAGATCGACCCGACCGGGCGGATGTTCTGCGACATCACGACCCCCGACGGTCAGCCGGCCGTCGCCGACCCGCGTCATGTGCTCAAGCGCACCCTGGCGAAGGCCGCCGATGCCGGCTTCACGTTCTACACGCACCCCGAGATCGAGTTCTACCTCCTCAAGTCGTCGTCGTACGGACCGGACGGGCCCGTGCCCGTCGACTCCGCGGGATATTTCGACAACGTGCCCGGCGGAACGGCGCACGACTTCCGTCGCCGTTCCGTGCGGATGCTGGAAGATCTCGGCATCTCGGTCGAGTTCAGCCACCATGAGGGCGGTCCGGGGCAGAACGAGATCGACCTCCGCTACGCGGACGCACTGACGACGGCCGACAACATCATGACGTTCCGCACGGTCATCAAAGAGGTGGCGATCGAGCAGGGTGTCTACGCGACGTTCATGCCCAAGCCCCTCAGCGGTCAGCCCGGCAGCGGTATGCACACGCACATGTCGCTGTTCGAAGGCGATCAGAACGCCTTCTACGAGGAGGGCGCGAAGTACCAGCTCTCCAAGACCGGCCGTCACTTCATCGCCGGTCTCCTCAAGCACGCAAACGAGATCGCGGCGGTCACGAACCAGTTCGTCAACTCGTACAAGCGACTCTGGGGCGGCGACGAGGCTCCGAGCTTCGTGACGTGGGGTCACAACAACCGCTCCGCACTCGTGCGCGTGCCGATGTACAAGCCGAACAAGGGCCAGTCGTCGCGTGTCGAGTATCGGGCACTCGACTCCGCCGCCAACCCGTATCTCGCCTATGCCCTGCTGCTGGCCGCCGGTCTCAAGGGCATCGAAGAGGGCTATGAGCTCCCGCCGGAGGCCGAAGACAACGTCTGGGCCCTCAGCGACGCGGAACGGCGTGCCCTGGGCTATGCGGCGCTGCCCGCGAGCCTGGATCACGCCCTCGAGTACATGGAGGCGTCGGAACTCGTCGCCGAGACGCTCGGAGAACAGGTCTTCAACTACGTGCTTCTCAACAAGCGCAAGGAGTGGGAGGCCTACCGCGGGCAGGTCACCCCGCTGGAGCTGAAGAACAACCTCGAGCTCCTCTGA
- a CDS encoding YciI family protein: MSSQYLVIHMTDSKGAALSRTDDQRLLGEWAEEGKVDGRLHDGAPVGAPDEAKSVAVRNGQVIVTDGPFPEFKEWFAGYDIITAESIEEAAAYMGKHPTAVRGRVYVLPVVKLPWDEQ, translated from the coding sequence ATGAGTAGTCAGTATCTGGTGATCCACATGACCGACTCCAAAGGCGCCGCACTGTCACGGACGGACGATCAGCGTTTGCTCGGTGAATGGGCTGAGGAGGGCAAGGTCGACGGACGCCTGCACGACGGTGCGCCCGTCGGGGCCCCGGATGAGGCAAAGTCGGTCGCCGTCCGGAACGGGCAGGTGATCGTCACCGATGGACCGTTCCCAGAATTCAAGGAGTGGTTCGCCGGATACGACATCATCACGGCCGAATCGATCGAAGAAGCAGCGGCATACATGGGCAAGCACCCTACGGCTGTACGCGGGCGGGTGTACGTCCTCCCTGTCGTGAAGCTCCCTTGGGACGAGCAGTGA
- a CDS encoding bifunctional [glutamine synthetase] adenylyltransferase/[glutamine synthetase]-adenylyl-L-tyrosine phosphorylase gives MARPDDSVSLSALARLGFAELSEAAASLAELANLVERPRPSVLDGASAADPDAAVRGMVRVARRDPVPLRALLDDADSRRRVWRVFGASEGLADFFLRHPEQLSVLGESNSSLPTEQMLRERMLAAVGVERGFARAGDDDAVVAIRVAYRRSLAAIAAYDLTHPSPEVVVGDVAAALADAAGAALEASLAVARTRLRETIPEHEIAATRLSVIGMGKAGARELNYVSDVDVIFVGGSSDEEAVGEARAIEIATRLARETMRGLSGIEVEPPLWEVDANLRPEGKQGALVRSLPSHLAYYERWAKSWEFQALLKARPLAGDPQLGADYIAAVQPKIWSSAARDDFVESVQRMRERVTEHIDAEDAPYQLKLGAGGLRDIEFTVQLLQLVHGLTDETIRTRGTLESLDSLVAGGYIGRADAGSFAEDYRVLRLMEHRLQLRELSRTHLMPRTPAGLRVLARSSGLAETGEGVWARWEKVRREVREIHTRLFYRPLLSAVAGLPEEERTLSAAQAHDRLAAIGFRDPAGALRHIGALTSGLSRKTTIQRHLMPIMVRWFADGSDPDYGLIAFRRISERLGDTPWFLRVLRDSSGAAESLTRLLSSSRYVGELMEWIPESVAWLDNRERLRPRGAAALDEEARAIQTRHETVGDALRAVRALRRRELLRTAMGAVLDVLTIEEVATALTEITEATIQAALRAVVREVVPPEDAALDFAIIAMGRFGGAELGFGSDADILYVYDANGIDGQRAQTLATQIVAGLREHLTDHRVPLDLDADLRPEGRQGPVVRSIEAYTAYYRRWSLSWEAQALLRARGVAGSARLIARFTELADSIRYPEDVDLQGTREIKRIKARVEGERLPQGADPRRHLKLGPGTLSDVEWLVQLLQLQHAHHEPRLQTTSTLSALEAAVDAGLVPEDDAERLREAWRLASRLRSAITLLTGQTSDVLPADRRQLDAIGRLLGYPDRSATDLEEDYLGVTRRARKSFEHLFYG, from the coding sequence ATGGCCCGTCCGGACGACTCCGTCTCGCTGTCTGCGCTGGCCAGGCTCGGCTTCGCCGAGCTGAGTGAGGCGGCGGCATCCCTCGCCGAACTGGCGAACCTCGTCGAGCGCCCGCGTCCTTCCGTGCTGGACGGGGCGAGCGCTGCAGATCCTGACGCCGCCGTGCGGGGCATGGTGCGTGTGGCGCGTCGGGACCCTGTTCCGCTCCGGGCGCTCCTCGACGATGCCGATTCCCGTCGTCGGGTGTGGCGAGTCTTCGGAGCGTCCGAGGGGCTGGCCGACTTCTTCCTCCGGCATCCGGAGCAGCTGTCGGTCCTGGGGGAGTCGAATTCCTCGTTGCCGACCGAGCAGATGCTCCGAGAGCGGATGCTCGCTGCGGTCGGCGTGGAGCGCGGCTTCGCCCGTGCCGGAGACGATGACGCCGTCGTCGCCATCCGTGTCGCGTATCGGCGGAGTCTCGCGGCCATCGCCGCCTACGACCTGACCCATCCCTCTCCGGAGGTTGTCGTCGGCGATGTGGCGGCAGCGCTCGCGGATGCCGCGGGGGCGGCGCTCGAAGCCTCTCTCGCCGTGGCCAGAACCCGATTGCGCGAGACGATACCCGAACATGAGATCGCGGCGACGCGGCTCTCGGTCATCGGCATGGGCAAGGCAGGCGCCCGGGAGCTCAACTACGTCAGCGACGTGGACGTGATCTTCGTCGGCGGCAGCAGCGACGAAGAGGCCGTGGGAGAGGCGCGTGCCATCGAGATCGCCACGCGCCTGGCCCGCGAGACGATGCGCGGGTTGAGCGGCATCGAGGTGGAACCGCCGCTGTGGGAGGTCGATGCCAACCTGCGGCCGGAGGGGAAACAGGGCGCGCTGGTGCGCTCCCTCCCGTCACACCTCGCGTACTACGAACGATGGGCGAAGAGCTGGGAGTTCCAGGCGCTCCTCAAAGCACGTCCGCTTGCCGGCGATCCGCAGCTCGGCGCGGACTACATCGCCGCTGTGCAGCCGAAGATCTGGTCGAGTGCTGCCAGGGACGACTTCGTCGAGAGCGTGCAGCGCATGCGAGAGCGGGTCACGGAGCACATCGACGCGGAGGACGCGCCGTACCAGCTGAAGCTCGGCGCCGGAGGCCTGCGCGACATCGAGTTCACGGTACAACTGCTGCAGTTGGTCCACGGTCTCACCGACGAGACGATCCGCACCCGCGGCACATTGGAGAGCCTCGACTCCCTCGTCGCGGGGGGATACATCGGAAGGGCGGATGCCGGCTCGTTCGCCGAGGACTACCGCGTCCTCCGCCTGATGGAACACCGGCTCCAGCTTCGAGAGCTGAGCCGCACGCACCTGATGCCGCGCACGCCCGCCGGACTACGCGTCCTTGCGCGGAGCTCGGGCCTCGCCGAGACCGGGGAGGGCGTGTGGGCGCGCTGGGAGAAGGTGCGTCGGGAGGTGCGCGAGATCCACACCCGTCTCTTCTATCGACCTCTTCTCAGCGCTGTCGCGGGGCTGCCGGAAGAGGAGCGAACGCTGTCCGCCGCGCAGGCGCACGACCGCCTCGCGGCCATCGGGTTCCGTGATCCGGCGGGGGCGCTCCGCCATATCGGCGCCCTCACGAGCGGCCTCAGCCGCAAGACGACGATCCAACGGCATCTCATGCCGATCATGGTGCGCTGGTTCGCCGACGGGAGCGATCCTGACTACGGCCTCATCGCCTTTCGCAGGATCAGCGAGCGACTGGGCGACACGCCGTGGTTCCTCCGCGTGCTGCGCGATTCCTCCGGGGCGGCCGAGAGCCTGACGCGTCTGCTGTCTTCGTCTCGCTATGTCGGCGAATTGATGGAGTGGATCCCCGAGTCGGTCGCCTGGTTGGACAACCGGGAGCGGCTGCGTCCTCGCGGTGCGGCGGCCCTCGACGAAGAAGCGCGCGCCATCCAGACCCGACATGAGACGGTCGGCGACGCCTTGCGGGCGGTTCGTGCGCTCCGCCGCCGCGAGCTGCTGCGCACCGCGATGGGCGCCGTGCTCGACGTCCTCACGATCGAGGAGGTCGCCACGGCGCTGACCGAGATCACCGAGGCGACGATCCAGGCGGCGCTGAGGGCCGTCGTGCGTGAGGTCGTACCGCCGGAAGACGCCGCGCTGGACTTCGCGATCATCGCGATGGGACGGTTCGGCGGTGCCGAGTTGGGCTTCGGCTCCGACGCCGACATCCTCTACGTCTACGACGCCAACGGCATCGACGGTCAGCGGGCTCAGACTCTCGCCACTCAGATCGTCGCAGGGCTCCGTGAGCATCTGACCGACCACCGCGTCCCGCTCGATCTCGACGCCGACCTCCGCCCGGAGGGGCGCCAGGGCCCGGTCGTGCGGTCCATCGAGGCCTACACCGCGTACTACCGGCGGTGGTCGCTGTCGTGGGAGGCGCAGGCGCTGCTTCGTGCTCGAGGTGTGGCGGGGAGCGCGAGGCTGATCGCGCGGTTCACCGAGCTCGCGGACTCGATCCGCTACCCCGAGGATGTCGACCTCCAGGGCACCCGCGAGATCAAGCGGATCAAGGCGAGAGTCGAGGGGGAGAGGCTGCCGCAGGGCGCCGACCCGCGGCGGCATCTGAAGCTCGGCCCCGGGACTCTCAGCGACGTCGAGTGGCTGGTGCAGCTGCTGCAACTCCAGCACGCCCACCACGAGCCGCGCCTGCAGACCACATCGACATTGTCCGCCCTGGAGGCTGCGGTGGACGCCGGGCTCGTGCCGGAGGACGATGCGGAACGTCTTCGGGAGGCCTGGCGTCTGGCGAGCCGGCTGCGCTCGGCGATCACTCTGCTGACGGGCCAGACCAGCGACGTCCTCCCGGCGGATCGGCGGCAGCTCGACGCGATCGGGCGGCTGCTGGGCTATCCCGATCGCTCAGCGACCGACCTCGAAGAGGACTACCTCGGCGTGACGCGCCGCGCACGAAAGTCGTTCGAGCACCTGTTCTACGGATAA